From Rhizobium favelukesii, the proteins below share one genomic window:
- a CDS encoding histidine phosphatase family protein, which yields MSIAFPEIYLVRHGETEWSLSGRHTGRSDIPLTENGEAAARQVGPRLADKRFTAVWSSPSQRARKTCELSGFGASAIVKDDLAEWDYGAYEGITTKEILATRPGWQLFRDGCPKGEAAQDVGARADRIISELQQANAPILIFSSSHFLRVLGARWLGLSPTDGARFILDTSSISVLGYEHDLAEPVIRRWNGI from the coding sequence ATGAGCATTGCGTTTCCCGAGATCTATCTCGTCCGGCACGGCGAAACGGAATGGAGCCTTTCCGGAAGACACACCGGCCGCAGCGATATTCCTCTGACAGAAAATGGTGAAGCGGCGGCGCGCCAGGTCGGTCCGCGCCTTGCGGACAAGCGCTTCACCGCTGTGTGGTCCAGCCCGTCGCAGCGCGCCCGCAAAACCTGCGAACTCTCCGGCTTTGGCGCCAGCGCGATCGTCAAGGACGATCTCGCCGAATGGGACTACGGCGCCTATGAGGGCATCACGACCAAGGAAATCCTTGCAACCCGGCCCGGCTGGCAGCTGTTTCGCGATGGCTGCCCGAAAGGCGAGGCGGCGCAGGACGTCGGCGCAAGAGCCGACCGGATCATATCGGAACTGCAGCAGGCCAATGCCCCGATCCTGATCTTCTCCAGCTCGCATTTCCTTCGCGTGCTTGGCGCTCGCTGGCTAGGACTGTCGCCGACGGACGGCGCGCGCTTCATCCTCGACACGTCAAGCATCAGCGTTCTCGGCTACGAGCACGACCTGGCGGAGCCGGTGATCCGGCGTTGGAATGGCATTTAG
- the ubiA gene encoding 4-hydroxybenzoate octaprenyltransferase: MQQIGGINGRVADAPSNNWVYRVLPPWLWPYAQLARWDRPIGWQLLMWPCFWSAAMAANAAAYVGQFSGGELIFHLVLYFIGSVAMRGAGCTYNDLVDHKIDMEVARTRSRPLPSGRVTRTQAKVFIVLQALVGLLVVLQLNWFSVILGVVSLAIVALYPFAKRFTDWPQFFLGLAFSWGALMGWAAIFGSLSLAPILLYVASVVWTIGYDTIYAHQDKEDDELIGVRSTARLFGDKTKQWLVGLYGLTLVLAFCAFLVAGVGLFAYLGLLIAAGMFAWQIVTLDINDGDQCLALFKSNNRVGLIIFLGLFLSLLFVLP; this comes from the coding sequence ATGCAACAGATCGGCGGAATAAACGGGCGCGTTGCGGATGCGCCTTCGAACAACTGGGTTTATCGGGTCCTGCCTCCCTGGCTCTGGCCCTATGCGCAGCTTGCGCGCTGGGATCGGCCGATCGGCTGGCAGCTCTTGATGTGGCCCTGCTTTTGGTCAGCGGCTATGGCCGCGAATGCGGCGGCTTATGTTGGCCAGTTCTCCGGCGGAGAGCTGATTTTCCATCTCGTGCTGTATTTCATCGGCTCTGTCGCGATGCGCGGCGCAGGGTGCACCTACAACGATCTTGTCGATCACAAGATCGACATGGAAGTGGCGCGTACCCGCTCACGTCCGCTGCCGTCGGGCCGGGTCACGCGCACGCAGGCGAAGGTGTTCATCGTCCTGCAGGCGCTGGTAGGGCTGCTGGTCGTGCTGCAGCTTAACTGGTTCTCGGTCATCCTCGGCGTCGTCTCGCTCGCCATTGTGGCGCTCTATCCCTTTGCCAAGCGCTTCACGGACTGGCCGCAGTTCTTCCTTGGCCTTGCCTTCTCCTGGGGCGCCTTGATGGGCTGGGCGGCGATCTTCGGCAGCCTTTCGCTGGCGCCGATCCTCCTCTACGTCGCCTCGGTGGTCTGGACGATCGGTTACGACACGATCTACGCCCACCAGGATAAGGAAGACGATGAGCTGATCGGCGTTCGTTCCACCGCGCGGTTATTCGGCGACAAGACGAAACAGTGGCTGGTCGGCCTCTATGGTCTGACGCTTGTGCTCGCCTTCTGCGCCTTCCTGGTCGCAGGCGTCGGCCTATTTGCCTATCTCGGTCTGCTCATTGCGGCCGGCATGTTTGCCTGGCAAATCGTAACGCTGGATATCAACGACGGCGATCAGTGCCTGGCATTGTTCAAGTCCAACAATCGCGTTGGCCTGATCATCTTTCTCGGCCTCTTTCTTTCGCTTCTCTTCGTCCTGCCCTGA
- a CDS encoding DUF6101 family protein — MNNTVMKPVWAGTTLRLDPSRFPQQVSYAIHDSSSDVSITIDERGAILRKVLPSSGLPLSIALPKRAFKGVAARAIDHGDGEVTVTLELHHEDPDLCVPLLVAHDLSDIAADWRGWSEAFRIPMLMVEADGVARPLEEHLGDLRTSALKPRRRHSYFANRRPRFLVRRTTGKLGVAMKIEGKEIIARS; from the coding sequence ATGAACAACACCGTTATGAAGCCCGTGTGGGCTGGAACGACACTGCGTCTCGATCCGTCTCGCTTTCCCCAGCAGGTCAGCTACGCCATCCATGACTCCTCAAGTGACGTGAGCATAACGATCGACGAACGTGGCGCGATCCTGCGCAAGGTTCTTCCCTCGAGCGGCCTGCCGCTTTCGATCGCCCTTCCCAAGCGCGCCTTCAAGGGCGTTGCCGCCCGCGCCATCGACCATGGTGACGGCGAAGTCACCGTCACCCTGGAACTTCACCACGAAGATCCCGATCTCTGTGTCCCGTTGCTGGTCGCCCATGATCTCTCCGACATAGCCGCCGACTGGCGCGGCTGGTCGGAGGCCTTCCGCATTCCGATGCTGATGGTCGAGGCCGACGGGGTTGCACGTCCACTGGAAGAACATCTCGGCGACCTGCGCACCAGCGCGTTGAAGCCGCGCCGCCGCCACTCCTACTTCGCCAACCGCCGCCCGCGCTTCCTCGTGCGCCGCACAACCGGTAAGCTCGGCGTCGCCATGAAGATCGAAGGCAAGGAAATCATCGCCCGCAGCTGA
- a CDS encoding DUF1217 domain-containing protein, whose product MISASMAYNILSGNMKQSLDRVASQATVKRDAEYYDDNINKVKDVDDFLGDYRLYSYAMKAYGLDDMTYAKAFMKKVLESDLTDANSFANKLSDTRYKEFAAAFNFNTPAADAQSDAQEDDLIGLYTQSFADEGKNAATETTYYSNAIDAVQNVSDLVGDSRVRTYVLKAYGIDPTYVSKDFLAQVLTSDVSDPNSFVNLNGNDKYKALAAQFSFNADGTVNGAAQTATQKNTVMEQYNLTVPSITTAAAADYNKAYYLSKIGTITNVNDLIANSRLTSYIKTAFSMGDDFSNAALRLVLTDASYASLMDFSVVNQSFNFNADGTVNSAAASYVAQTSDQMKAMSNQAANTTSYYQSKIVGITNVDDLIADTQLTHYIRDAYSLPQSVSDADLRSVLTDASYASLLGYDDVHASFNFRADGSVADGAGAQTIGQARATSSQVSANLSYFQTVIPTISNVDNLIADGQMMNTIRSVYGVPGSVSDADLKSILTDASFAASRGLSTLNAAFSFAADGSAASASGPQSSTQLMDTTTFYGARYADAQDEAIDEAVANYKKRMTDGNIKRVDDFLRSNAAADFDRKNDDLPELYDMALRAYGLTEQDVSRSMFRKLLKSDPYDPDGYVASLKDERITNLVRAFNFGADGKASAEIQPLPSAVMAKYATNYKSRTLMGMSDGPLRDKASEDATKVVDAFAKGMAKVSTLDDFLSNDKLTSLALTANGLDPKKYDEETLRKIFTSDPSDPKSYLNTKAESKFKEIVSDFNFDTDGNLTRAKIGAVQNVGAEDRTQQKYVQQTLETQEGETNDGVRLALYFARSAPDITSLYTILGDKALFQVITTTFSLPSSVSNMDVAKQFSMLGKFVNLDDLQDSKKVDKLLRRFTAMYDLANNTNSSPALQLLTNGGTSS is encoded by the coding sequence ATGATCTCTGCTTCGATGGCCTACAACATATTGTCGGGGAACATGAAGCAAAGCCTGGACCGCGTCGCATCGCAGGCCACGGTCAAGCGCGATGCCGAGTACTACGACGACAACATCAACAAGGTCAAAGACGTAGACGATTTCCTCGGCGACTACAGGCTCTACAGCTATGCGATGAAGGCCTACGGCCTCGATGACATGACCTACGCGAAGGCCTTCATGAAAAAGGTCCTGGAAAGTGACCTGACCGACGCCAACAGCTTTGCCAACAAGCTCTCGGATACGCGTTACAAGGAATTCGCGGCCGCCTTCAATTTCAATACGCCGGCGGCGGACGCCCAGAGCGACGCACAGGAAGACGATCTCATCGGTCTCTATACGCAGTCGTTCGCGGACGAGGGCAAGAACGCCGCGACCGAAACGACATACTACAGCAACGCGATAGACGCCGTGCAGAACGTTTCCGATCTCGTCGGCGACAGCCGGGTCCGCACCTATGTTCTGAAAGCTTACGGCATCGATCCCACCTACGTTTCCAAGGACTTCCTGGCGCAGGTGTTGACGAGCGACGTCAGCGATCCCAACAGCTTTGTCAATCTCAACGGCAACGACAAATACAAGGCGCTTGCCGCACAATTCAGCTTCAACGCAGACGGTACCGTCAACGGCGCGGCGCAGACGGCCACCCAGAAGAACACCGTCATGGAACAGTATAATCTGACTGTCCCGTCGATCACCACCGCAGCGGCTGCCGATTACAACAAGGCCTACTATCTGTCCAAGATCGGGACGATCACCAACGTCAACGATCTGATCGCTAACAGCCGGCTGACGTCCTATATCAAGACGGCCTTCAGCATGGGGGACGATTTCAGCAATGCAGCGCTCCGGCTCGTGCTTACCGATGCGAGCTACGCAAGTTTGATGGATTTCAGCGTTGTCAATCAGAGCTTCAATTTCAACGCGGACGGAACCGTCAACTCGGCCGCGGCGTCCTATGTCGCGCAGACGTCGGACCAGATGAAAGCGATGTCCAACCAGGCCGCAAACACGACGAGCTACTACCAATCAAAAATCGTCGGCATCACCAACGTCGATGACCTGATCGCCGATACCCAGCTGACCCACTACATCAGGGATGCCTACTCCCTTCCCCAGAGCGTCAGCGATGCGGATCTTCGCAGCGTCTTGACGGATGCGAGCTACGCAAGCCTGCTGGGCTACGACGACGTCCATGCGTCCTTCAATTTCCGGGCCGATGGTAGTGTTGCCGATGGCGCAGGTGCGCAAACGATCGGTCAGGCACGGGCTACGAGTTCGCAAGTCAGCGCCAACCTCTCCTACTTCCAGACCGTGATCCCGACGATTTCCAATGTCGACAACCTGATCGCCGATGGGCAGATGATGAACACCATACGGTCAGTCTATGGAGTTCCGGGAAGCGTCAGCGACGCGGATCTGAAAAGCATACTGACCGACGCGAGCTTTGCCGCCAGCCGGGGTTTGAGCACGCTCAACGCGGCATTCAGCTTTGCCGCCGATGGTTCGGCTGCCAGCGCATCCGGCCCGCAATCGAGCACACAGTTGATGGATACGACGACGTTCTACGGCGCTCGATATGCAGACGCGCAGGACGAGGCGATCGACGAAGCCGTGGCAAACTACAAGAAGCGGATGACTGACGGCAATATCAAGAGGGTCGATGACTTTCTGCGCTCCAACGCTGCCGCAGACTTTGACAGGAAGAACGATGACCTGCCTGAGCTCTATGATATGGCGCTTCGCGCCTACGGGCTGACGGAGCAAGACGTGTCTCGCTCAATGTTCCGCAAGCTGCTGAAGAGCGACCCATACGATCCCGACGGCTACGTCGCCTCGCTGAAGGACGAGCGGATCACCAATCTGGTTCGCGCCTTCAATTTCGGAGCAGACGGCAAGGCATCTGCCGAAATACAGCCGCTGCCGTCCGCGGTCATGGCGAAATACGCGACCAACTATAAGTCGCGCACGCTGATGGGCATGAGCGATGGCCCGCTCAGGGACAAAGCCTCCGAGGATGCGACGAAGGTCGTCGATGCCTTCGCCAAGGGCATGGCGAAGGTGAGCACTCTCGACGACTTCCTGTCGAACGACAAGCTGACCAGCCTGGCCTTGACCGCAAACGGTCTCGACCCGAAGAAATACGACGAGGAGACGCTGCGGAAGATTTTCACCTCCGATCCGTCTGATCCCAAGAGCTACCTGAACACGAAAGCCGAATCGAAGTTCAAGGAGATTGTCTCGGACTTCAACTTCGATACCGATGGCAACCTGACGCGCGCCAAGATCGGAGCGGTCCAGAACGTGGGTGCCGAAGACCGGACGCAGCAGAAGTATGTTCAGCAGACGCTGGAAACGCAGGAAGGCGAAACGAACGACGGCGTACGCCTCGCGCTATATTTCGCCCGCAGCGCGCCTGATATCACATCGCTCTACACGATCCTCGGCGACAAGGCGTTGTTCCAGGTGATCACAACCACCTTCAGCCTGCCGAGCAGCGTATCGAACATGGATGTCGCCAAGCAGTTCTCCATGCTTGGGAAGTTCGTCAATCTCGACGATCTTCAAGACTCAAAGAAGGTGGACAAGCTGCTGCGGCGGTTCACCGCGATGTACGATCTCGCCAACAATACCAACAGTTCGCCGGCGCTGCAGCTTCTGACCAACGGCGGCACGAGCAGCTAG
- a CDS encoding FAD-binding oxidoreductase, giving the protein MSSVSPELLDRFAAIVGEKHALRSEADLAPHLIENRGLYHGSSPLLLKPGSVEEVSAILKLATETGTAVVPQTGNTGLVGGQTPREGKSDIIISLERMNKIRDVDPVANVIVADGGAILADVQKAAETHGRLFPLSLGSEGSCRIGGNLSTNAGGTAVLAYGNMRHLCLGLEVVLPTGEIWNGLRRLKKDNTGYDLRDLFIGAEGTLGIITGAVLKLFPQPLGKQVAFAGVNSVEDALSFFNLASSLCGTSLTGFELMPRFGVEITARNIEGVRDPLESAHPWYVLVDISTSDSPETAERMMTALLEHGFEAGLVQDAAIASSVAQQKALWHMRESMSDAQKPEGGSIKHDVSVPVSAIPAFMREAGDAVMAAMPGARICAFGHMGDGNIHYNISQPVGADKQAFLARWRDVNHIVHGFVLAHGGSISAEHGIGQLKRDELASIRPAIEMELMRRIKRAFDPAGIMNPGKVVSVDQALPTN; this is encoded by the coding sequence ATGAGCAGCGTTTCCCCCGAACTTCTCGACCGTTTCGCCGCCATCGTCGGCGAGAAACACGCGCTTCGCAGCGAGGCGGATCTCGCGCCCCATCTGATCGAGAACCGCGGCCTATACCATGGCTCCTCGCCTCTCCTTCTCAAGCCTGGCTCCGTCGAAGAAGTGTCGGCGATCCTGAAGCTCGCAACCGAGACCGGAACTGCGGTCGTGCCTCAGACCGGCAATACCGGCCTCGTCGGCGGGCAGACGCCGCGCGAGGGCAAATCTGATATCATCATCTCGCTCGAACGCATGAACAAGATCCGCGATGTCGATCCGGTTGCCAATGTCATAGTCGCTGATGGCGGTGCGATCCTCGCTGATGTGCAGAAGGCAGCAGAGACGCACGGCAGGCTGTTCCCACTATCGCTCGGCTCCGAAGGCTCGTGCCGGATCGGCGGCAATCTTTCAACGAATGCCGGCGGCACGGCCGTGCTTGCCTATGGCAACATGCGACATCTCTGCCTCGGCCTCGAAGTCGTGCTGCCGACCGGCGAAATCTGGAACGGCCTGCGTCGACTGAAGAAGGACAACACCGGCTACGATCTACGCGACCTGTTCATCGGCGCGGAAGGCACGCTCGGCATCATCACCGGCGCGGTGCTGAAGCTGTTTCCGCAACCGCTTGGAAAACAGGTCGCGTTCGCGGGTGTTAATTCGGTCGAGGATGCCCTATCGTTCTTCAACCTTGCTTCCAGCCTTTGCGGCACGTCCCTGACAGGCTTCGAGCTGATGCCGCGTTTCGGCGTCGAGATTACCGCCCGCAACATCGAAGGCGTGCGTGATCCACTGGAATCGGCCCATCCCTGGTATGTGCTCGTCGATATTTCGACGTCCGATTCCCCCGAGACTGCCGAGCGCATGATGACGGCGCTGCTCGAGCATGGTTTCGAGGCAGGGCTGGTTCAGGACGCTGCAATCGCATCTTCGGTCGCGCAGCAGAAGGCGCTCTGGCATATGCGTGAGAGCATGTCGGACGCCCAAAAGCCGGAAGGCGGATCGATCAAGCACGACGTTTCCGTGCCGGTTTCGGCGATCCCGGCCTTCATGCGCGAGGCCGGGGATGCGGTCATGGCCGCCATGCCCGGCGCCCGCATCTGCGCCTTTGGCCACATGGGCGACGGCAATATCCACTACAACATTTCCCAGCCGGTCGGCGCGGACAAGCAGGCGTTTCTGGCACGCTGGCGCGATGTGAACCACATCGTCCATGGCTTCGTACTGGCGCATGGCGGGTCGATTTCCGCAGAGCATGGGATCGGTCAGCTGAAGCGCGATGAACTGGCCTCGATCCGGCCGGCGATCGAAATGGAACTGATGCGCAGGATTAAGCGCGCCTTCGACCCGGCTGGCATCATGAACCCCGGCAAGGTTGTCAGTGTCGACCAGGCGTTGCCGACAAACTAG
- a CDS encoding L-threonylcarbamoyladenylate synthase: MARSIDITKDRQQAIEAGCAVLGAGFPIAIPTETVYGLAADATNPIAIAHIYETKGRPRFNPLICHMADLAMAERHAAFDPVSRALAEAFWPGPLTLVLPLKPESAIHSLATAGLDTVGIRVPKGFAGELIRAFGRPLAAPSANTSGKISATSAAHVDADLGERIRLILDAGASTVGVESTIVKVEDGKLRLLRPGGLPAIEIERVAGQKLLRSKKASAAIEAPGMLASHYAPGATVRLDATRVDAGEALIAFGKTSVAGAEDARIVLNLSQDGDLAEAAANLFDYMKRADASGAATIAFSAIPDEGLGEAINDRLRRAAAPRE; this comes from the coding sequence ATGGCACGATCGATCGACATCACGAAGGACAGGCAGCAGGCTATCGAAGCCGGTTGCGCAGTACTTGGCGCGGGATTCCCGATAGCAATCCCGACGGAAACCGTCTACGGGCTCGCCGCCGATGCCACCAATCCGATCGCGATCGCCCACATCTACGAGACCAAGGGACGCCCGCGCTTCAACCCGCTCATCTGCCACATGGCCGATCTTGCCATGGCGGAAAGACACGCGGCGTTTGACCCCGTTTCGCGCGCGCTGGCCGAAGCTTTCTGGCCAGGCCCGCTGACGCTCGTGCTGCCGCTGAAGCCGGAGAGCGCCATTCATTCGCTCGCAACTGCGGGTCTCGATACCGTCGGCATCCGTGTTCCGAAAGGCTTTGCAGGCGAACTGATCCGCGCCTTCGGGCGACCGCTCGCCGCGCCCAGCGCCAATACGTCAGGCAAGATCAGTGCGACGAGCGCTGCCCATGTCGACGCCGATCTCGGCGAGCGCATCAGGCTGATCCTCGATGCCGGTGCGAGCACCGTCGGTGTCGAGTCCACGATCGTCAAGGTCGAGGACGGCAAGCTCAGGCTCCTGCGACCCGGCGGTTTGCCGGCGATTGAGATTGAGCGTGTGGCAGGGCAAAAGCTTCTGAGATCCAAGAAGGCCTCGGCGGCCATCGAGGCGCCGGGAATGCTGGCATCCCACTATGCGCCCGGCGCAACTGTCCGGCTGGACGCAACCCGTGTCGATGCCGGCGAGGCGTTGATTGCCTTCGGCAAGACGTCTGTTGCCGGCGCCGAAGACGCCAGAATCGTCCTCAATCTCAGCCAGGACGGAGATCTTGCGGAAGCGGCGGCCAATCTGTTCGATTATATGAAGAGAGCCGATGCCAGCGGCGCCGCGACAATCGCCTTTTCAGCCATCCCCGACGAAGGGCTCGGCGAGGCAATCAACGATCGACTGCGCCGCGCCGCCGCGCCACGCGAATAA
- a CDS encoding DUF6656 family protein: MAKLRYFDAGNSINAREVPVAAHSEFLRTGKITRTRSHWLAEERRYLSHDEVAERTGRKLETAGAKTHQHINGFHHSIRFPKMLFHRTLQDSPHLGYCHVTAARTKFARYQEVSWAFYIANFYADIGDNDNFFQQIDVKYSRMYFAVAIKPGEHTPEKMTIDRSVRGNGLLFRTDDPQIAIRNVLLLGARNEQLREIIRQL, translated from the coding sequence ATGGCGAAGCTTCGCTATTTCGACGCCGGTAACAGCATCAATGCCCGCGAGGTCCCAGTCGCCGCGCATTCGGAATTCCTGCGCACTGGAAAGATTACGCGGACCCGCTCGCACTGGCTCGCCGAAGAGCGGCGCTACCTCTCGCATGACGAAGTCGCCGAGAGGACGGGCCGCAAGCTGGAGACGGCCGGCGCCAAGACGCATCAGCATATCAACGGTTTTCACCATTCGATCCGGTTTCCGAAGATGCTCTTCCATCGGACGCTGCAGGATAGCCCGCATCTCGGCTACTGCCACGTGACGGCGGCGCGGACGAAATTCGCCCGTTACCAAGAAGTCAGCTGGGCCTTCTACATCGCGAATTTCTACGCCGACATTGGCGACAACGACAATTTCTTCCAGCAGATCGACGTGAAGTATTCGCGCATGTACTTCGCCGTCGCCATCAAGCCGGGCGAGCATACGCCCGAAAAAATGACGATCGACCGCTCAGTGCGGGGCAACGGTCTGCTTTTCCGTACCGACGATCCGCAAATCGCCATCAGGAACGTGCTGTTGCTCGGCGCGCGCAACGAACAACTGCGCGAGATCATTCGTCAACTCTGA
- a CDS encoding aromatic ring-hydroxylating oxygenase subunit alpha: MDIRSNVLRQLKTRREGFSLEQPFYIDEDYFKLDMEMIYYRDWLFMGHDCELPKAGAYFTVQIGEYPVVIVRGRDNVIRAFHNSCRHRGSRVCTKEHGSSVRLVCPYHQWTYDLDGKLAFARHMGDDFDKTGYGLKPVHCESFGGYIFICLAQNAPDFQPVRDMVAPYMVPHHLSDAKVAFQSTIIEKGNWKLVWENNRECYHCAANHPELCRTYPEAPSVTGTDGGADDPEIAGHWARCEAAGLPSKFQISPDGQFRTARMPLIEDAESYTMSGKSAVKRSLSDDVTIDRIGTMLLFHYPTTWNHILGDHAISFRVLPLSANETAVTTKWLVHKDAVEGVDYDLAELTHVWTETNDQDRRIVEENAFGIHSPAYEPGPYSMLHEGGVMQFLEWYSNFMVNRLQSDQAKLSVVA; encoded by the coding sequence ATGGATATTCGCAGCAACGTATTGCGGCAACTCAAGACCCGGCGGGAAGGCTTCAGCCTCGAGCAGCCCTTCTATATCGACGAAGATTATTTCAAGCTCGATATGGAAATGATCTACTATCGCGATTGGCTGTTCATGGGCCACGACTGTGAACTGCCGAAGGCCGGTGCCTATTTCACGGTGCAGATCGGCGAATACCCTGTTGTCATCGTTCGCGGCCGCGACAACGTCATCCGTGCCTTCCACAACAGCTGTCGCCATCGCGGCTCGCGTGTCTGCACGAAGGAGCACGGTTCCTCGGTTCGCCTCGTTTGCCCCTATCATCAGTGGACCTACGACCTCGATGGCAAGCTTGCTTTCGCGCGCCATATGGGTGACGATTTCGACAAGACCGGCTACGGCCTGAAGCCCGTTCATTGCGAGAGCTTCGGCGGATACATCTTCATCTGTCTCGCCCAGAATGCGCCGGACTTCCAGCCCGTCCGCGACATGGTGGCGCCCTACATGGTGCCGCATCACCTGAGCGACGCGAAGGTGGCCTTCCAGAGCACGATCATCGAGAAGGGCAACTGGAAGCTCGTCTGGGAGAACAACCGTGAGTGCTATCACTGCGCGGCCAACCATCCGGAGCTTTGCCGCACGTACCCGGAAGCGCCGAGCGTCACGGGCACGGATGGCGGCGCTGACGATCCCGAGATCGCGGGTCACTGGGCACGCTGCGAGGCGGCCGGATTGCCAAGCAAGTTCCAGATTTCTCCCGATGGTCAGTTCCGCACGGCCCGCATGCCATTGATCGAGGACGCCGAGAGCTACACCATGTCCGGCAAGAGCGCCGTCAAGCGGTCGTTGTCAGACGACGTGACGATCGATCGCATCGGCACGATGCTGCTCTTCCATTATCCGACGACGTGGAACCACATTCTCGGCGACCATGCGATCTCGTTCCGCGTGCTGCCGCTCAGCGCCAACGAGACGGCAGTCACGACGAAGTGGCTTGTGCACAAGGATGCCGTCGAAGGCGTCGACTACGATCTCGCCGAGCTCACCCACGTCTGGACCGAAACCAACGACCAGGACCGCCGTATCGTCGAGGAGAACGCCTTCGGTATTCACTCGCCGGCATATGAGCCCGGCCCCTATTCGATGCTGCACGAAGGCGGCGTCATGCAATTCCTCGAATGGTACTCAAACTTCATGGTCAATCGCCTGCAAAGCGATCAAGCGAAGCTCTCCGTCGTCGCCTGA
- a CDS encoding glycoside hydrolase family 25 protein, protein MVPALAAGAVTQAAATDTLPWKNPNNALVVDAYELNTIDWNSLLSDKRITAFISKASDGLPESFSCTGDHAGDTVAHCKTMWRKYAVSRELFQTRRLVARAAGLLWGSYHLARPGNPVDQANHFLDYADPKDDEMMILDLEGIDPQKFMSLEDAQIFAGHIRARTGRYPVLYTNHNTARYIAAYRNDYPVLARLPIWYARYKPDVKGVFPMGNWDNYLMWQFSSGMNCSKRRCPYRVPGTLTDIDVNVAPMNRAELAKVWARGNLLPAHEPDPPLILAKMEMEPRGRPAQGPAAPVPVVPDPIVTSSIPQSDVARTRRDF, encoded by the coding sequence ATGGTTCCAGCGCTTGCCGCCGGCGCTGTCACTCAGGCTGCGGCAACGGACACTCTCCCCTGGAAGAATCCCAACAACGCGCTCGTCGTCGACGCATACGAATTGAATACGATCGATTGGAATTCTCTGCTTTCCGACAAGCGCATAACCGCCTTCATCTCGAAGGCCTCCGACGGACTTCCGGAGAGCTTCTCCTGCACCGGCGATCATGCCGGGGACACGGTCGCGCACTGCAAGACCATGTGGCGCAAATATGCGGTGAGCCGCGAACTCTTCCAGACGCGGCGGCTTGTTGCCCGGGCGGCCGGCCTGCTGTGGGGCTCCTATCACCTTGCACGGCCGGGCAACCCGGTCGACCAAGCCAACCATTTCCTCGATTACGCCGATCCCAAGGACGACGAGATGATGATCCTCGACCTCGAGGGCATCGATCCGCAGAAGTTCATGTCGCTGGAGGACGCGCAGATATTCGCGGGCCATATCAGGGCGCGGACCGGACGCTATCCCGTTCTTTACACCAATCACAATACCGCCCGCTACATCGCCGCCTACCGCAACGACTACCCGGTGCTGGCGCGGCTGCCAATCTGGTATGCGCGCTACAAGCCCGACGTGAAGGGCGTGTTCCCGATGGGAAACTGGGATAACTACCTGATGTGGCAGTTCTCGTCCGGAATGAACTGCAGCAAGCGCCGCTGCCCTTATCGCGTCCCCGGCACCCTGACCGATATCGATGTCAACGTCGCGCCGATGAACCGGGCCGAGCTCGCAAAGGTGTGGGCTCGGGGCAATCTTCTGCCTGCGCACGAGCCCGACCCGCCGCTCATCCTTGCCAAGATGGAGATGGAGCCGCGCGGAAGACCCGCCCAAGGCCCGGCGGCCCCCGTACCTGTTGTGCCGGACCCCATCGTCACCTCCTCGATACCGCAGAGCGACGTGGCCCGTACCCGTCGCGACTTCTGA
- a CDS encoding BA14K family protein, whose amino-acid sequence MTGFFKKIAIAAVSFVTLASGFTPSQAMQRQALPHVEKSGDVQNVQYCRGPYCRLPGYRPGNRPGYYPGYRPGYYPRYRPAYRPGWYGGYRGYPSYRSGYRYYNGYWFPLAAFGAGAVIGGAIASQPPYVAPAAPLGSGHVAWCEARYRSYRAYDNTFQPYNGPRQQCVSPYY is encoded by the coding sequence ATGACGGGATTTTTTAAGAAGATAGCGATTGCCGCCGTTTCCTTCGTCACGTTGGCAAGTGGCTTTACGCCCTCGCAGGCGATGCAGAGGCAGGCCCTGCCGCATGTCGAAAAATCTGGTGACGTCCAGAACGTCCAGTATTGCCGTGGTCCCTATTGCCGCCTTCCCGGTTATCGCCCGGGAAATCGGCCTGGCTACTATCCCGGCTATCGCCCTGGTTATTATCCAAGGTATCGCCCAGCCTATCGTCCTGGCTGGTATGGTGGCTACCGCGGCTATCCCTCTTATCGAAGCGGCTACCGCTACTACAACGGATACTGGTTCCCGCTCGCTGCCTTCGGAGCCGGCGCGGTGATCGGTGGCGCCATCGCCTCGCAGCCGCCCTATGTCGCTCCGGCGGCTCCGCTTGGGTCGGGCCATGTGGCCTGGTGCGAAGCGCGCTATCGCTCCTATCGCGCCTACGACAATACCTTCCAGCCGTACAACGGCCCACGCCAACAGTGCGTTTCACCGTACTACTGA